The Spirochaeta isovalerica genome includes a window with the following:
- a CDS encoding B12-binding domain-containing radical SAM protein: MVLKKRRLLRIIIPRFPHFNIYTNASKVTTSIGPLLVATNAVRLDCWDAEVIDENNLHGKFFPQNSRGELDHKKLQEETPAEIVGFYGSISSSIPRLYELARLYKSMGALTIAGGKHIENLPVEALKSGLDYVFFGEAEISIRKFLENIDSIDSRNTVKGIGYLRNGLLERNGNRSEPDELDKLPVPDYHLLRFASMKIFPIISTRGCNMNCEFCAVKGRSRSCSPEYLINTVRYLVETYNAREFFDVSDHFASNMERAIRFLELFALYQQSIGKKLSLTIQTRLTDARSENYLRALKKAGVSMVCIGYESPVDSDLKQMNKGYHSEEMLRLTRSFKRQGVRIHGMFIFSYPRNNATPPPYSLAEYEKTFWKFIKNSRIDSLQLLLAIPLPGTDLRKRLQKNNQLFPIEQIGWQYYDGQYPLYFQNRIYSPEKIQKAMGNLMKRFYKRGFLARCIKNIIIDFPLIIFPSVLTILSGRITYIQKAFRFWHSRLFSNNAICFGGLLILKGWFKNYRKGNFPDLLRKAENTLFQK, from the coding sequence ATGGTACTTAAGAAACGAAGATTATTAAGGATTATCATTCCCCGTTTTCCCCATTTCAATATATATACGAATGCCTCTAAAGTGACGACAAGCATCGGCCCTCTTCTGGTAGCAACGAATGCTGTGAGACTTGACTGCTGGGATGCGGAAGTGATTGATGAGAACAATCTCCACGGCAAGTTCTTTCCCCAAAACAGCAGGGGGGAACTTGATCATAAGAAGCTGCAGGAGGAAACCCCGGCAGAGATTGTCGGATTCTATGGTTCCATTTCATCATCAATTCCCAGATTGTATGAACTGGCCCGACTTTATAAATCGATGGGAGCGCTAACCATAGCAGGCGGAAAGCATATTGAGAACCTTCCCGTTGAAGCTCTGAAAAGCGGGCTCGATTATGTATTCTTCGGAGAAGCAGAAATAAGCATCAGGAAATTTCTGGAGAATATCGACAGTATCGATTCCCGGAATACCGTAAAAGGAATCGGGTATCTCAGGAATGGACTTCTGGAAAGAAACGGGAACAGGTCGGAACCCGATGAACTGGACAAGCTGCCGGTGCCCGATTATCATCTTCTGCGATTCGCCAGCATGAAAATATTCCCGATAATCAGCACCAGGGGATGCAATATGAATTGTGAATTCTGCGCCGTGAAAGGCCGATCCCGAAGCTGTTCCCCTGAATATCTGATAAATACAGTTAGATATCTTGTGGAAACATACAATGCCAGAGAATTCTTTGATGTGAGCGATCATTTCGCCTCGAACATGGAAAGGGCAATACGATTCCTGGAACTCTTCGCTCTATACCAGCAATCAATCGGAAAAAAATTATCTCTGACGATACAGACCAGGCTGACCGATGCCAGATCGGAAAACTATCTGAGAGCTTTAAAAAAAGCCGGAGTCTCCATGGTCTGCATCGGCTATGAGTCTCCTGTCGACAGCGACCTGAAGCAAATGAATAAAGGCTACCACTCTGAAGAGATGCTGAGGCTTACCCGTTCATTCAAGCGTCAGGGCGTCCGGATTCACGGCATGTTCATTTTCTCCTATCCGCGGAACAACGCTACCCCTCCGCCCTATTCTCTGGCAGAATATGAAAAAACCTTCTGGAAATTCATAAAAAACAGCCGGATTGACTCTTTGCAGCTTCTGCTGGCCATCCCGCTCCCCGGAACAGACTTGAGGAAGAGACTTCAAAAGAACAACCAGCTCTTTCCAATAGAACAGATAGGATGGCAATATTATGACGGCCAGTATCCCTTGTATTTCCAGAACAGAATATATTCTCCCGAGAAGATTCAGAAAGCAATGGGAAATCTTATGAAAAGATTCTATAAAAGGGGGTTCCTGGCGAGATGCATCAAAAATATTATAATCGACTTCCCGCTGATTATCTTCCCTTCTGTTTTGACGATATTAAGCGGAAGAATTACATACATCCAGAAAGCATTCCGTTTCTGGCATTCCCGGCTGTTCAGCAATAACGCCATATGTTTTGGCGGTCTTCTCATTCTGAAAGGCTGGTTCAAAAATTACCGCAAAGGGAATTTCCCCGATTTACTCAGGAAAGCGGAAAATACTCTTTTTCAGAAGTAA
- a CDS encoding PAS domain-containing protein: MDFTNEWDLRRLAVILHDSNDAITVQDLYGEILAWNKGAEKMYGYSEKEALQMNISQIVPLQKQAEMLNYLNLIRSGEYIESFESTRETRDGRVLDVWLSITCLKDNSGNITSIATTERDITHIKEKIERQEQRTKILEGLLPICSKCKKIKDSEGEWQELETYIEKHSEALFTHGLCPECEITLYGSNKWFEKK; the protein is encoded by the coding sequence ATGGATTTTACAAATGAATGGGATCTACGCCGCCTCGCTGTGATACTTCATGATTCCAATGACGCGATAACTGTTCAAGACCTGTACGGGGAGATTCTGGCCTGGAACAAAGGGGCTGAAAAGATGTACGGCTATTCAGAAAAGGAAGCTCTTCAGATGAATATCTCTCAAATCGTACCGCTTCAAAAGCAGGCTGAAATGCTTAATTATCTAAACCTTATCAGATCGGGGGAGTATATTGAATCATTCGAATCTACAAGAGAAACAAGAGACGGAAGAGTACTCGACGTTTGGCTTTCGATCACTTGTCTTAAAGATAATTCAGGGAATATCACTTCAATTGCCACAACGGAAAGAGATATTACTCACATAAAGGAAAAAATCGAAAGGCAGGAGCAACGCACTAAAATTCTGGAAGGGCTTCTCCCGATATGCAGCAAATGTAAAAAAATAAAAGACAGTGAAGGGGAATGGCAGGAACTGGAAACATATATCGAAAAACATTCTGAAGCCTTGTTCACACACGGTCTCTGCCCGGAATGCGAGATAACCCTCTACGGCTCCAACAAATGGTTTGAAAAAAAATAG
- a CDS encoding LapA family protein, translated as MSQINFLNWTLALPQYLIMMIFFVSGIFLGWLLTSLVSLKKRKRKKSADRP; from the coding sequence ATGAGCCAAATCAATTTCTTAAACTGGACACTCGCTCTCCCCCAGTATCTGATAATGATGATATTTTTTGTCTCGGGGATTTTTCTCGGATGGCTGCTAACCAGTCTCGTTTCTCTTAAAAAGCGCAAGCGGAAAAAGTCAGCTGATCGGCCTTAA
- a CDS encoding RNA recognition motif domain-containing protein: MSKKIYVGNLSCNITENNLTNLFTQYGEVLSANIITDRRTNKSKGFGFVEMEDVNAAETAIFAYNGLDFDGQNLRVNVAESGN; this comes from the coding sequence ATGTCGAAAAAAATTTATGTAGGCAACCTCAGTTGCAATATCACAGAGAACAATCTGACCAACCTCTTTACCCAGTACGGTGAAGTTTTATCTGCCAATATCATCACCGATCGTCGGACCAACAAATCGAAAGGTTTCGGGTTTGTCGAAATGGAAGATGTCAATGCTGCGGAAACAGCGATTTTTGCTTACAACGGACTGGATTTCGATGGCCAGAATTTACGAGTCAACGTAGCAGAATCCGGAAATTAG
- a CDS encoding ribonuclease D, whose amino-acid sequence MRRARKFCLTLQNFTQLIFLALIMSFSTVFRGVFIKKNSSLCIEHKNQKWGNKLTKYRYIQTDSEIQKFRSYLLSEQIHTLAMDFEGEFSLHQYGESLCLIQIFDGKNYFLIDPVHISTRELKMLLESTNIVKIFYDAQSDKALVFKKYDIEIQAILDLADPVYILEGQIRGLDAMIQKYLNITITQKKKFQKHNWTIRPIAEEALEYALKDVQYLFKLKDELMEQLSRRGLLEDYIRRLVTRDNKVKINPIPGIKRKKEYKKLTKEQKRTFDSLYEIREKYAEKLNWPPNNVISNSLLHKIATGGETLERSIHDKVPRKFRIDILREFKE is encoded by the coding sequence ATGCGGAGAGCCCGGAAATTCTGTTTGACTCTTCAGAATTTCACTCAGCTCATTTTCTTAGCACTTATCATGTCTTTTTCTACAGTTTTCCGGGGCGTTTTTATAAAGAAGAACAGCAGTCTTTGTATCGAACACAAGAATCAGAAATGGGGCAATAAATTGACAAAATACCGGTATATACAAACGGATTCAGAGATACAGAAGTTCAGGAGTTATTTGCTCTCTGAGCAGATTCACACTCTTGCCATGGATTTTGAAGGAGAATTTTCTCTTCACCAATACGGCGAATCATTATGTCTGATCCAGATTTTTGATGGAAAAAACTATTTCCTGATTGATCCGGTTCATATCAGCACAAGAGAGTTGAAGATGCTCCTGGAATCGACAAATATAGTGAAAATCTTTTATGACGCTCAGTCGGACAAAGCTCTTGTGTTCAAAAAATATGATATTGAGATTCAGGCGATATTGGATCTGGCCGATCCGGTATATATCCTGGAAGGACAGATTCGAGGCCTGGACGCCATGATTCAAAAGTATTTGAATATCACAATCACGCAGAAGAAAAAATTCCAGAAGCATAACTGGACGATCCGTCCCATTGCGGAAGAGGCTCTGGAATATGCTCTGAAGGATGTTCAGTACCTTTTTAAACTCAAGGATGAATTAATGGAGCAGCTCAGCCGGAGAGGGTTGCTCGAAGACTATATCCGCAGGCTGGTGACCAGGGACAATAAAGTTAAGATAAACCCCATACCTGGAATAAAAAGAAAAAAAGAGTACAAAAAACTGACGAAAGAGCAGAAGCGCACTTTCGATTCTCTCTACGAAATAAGAGAAAAGTATGCCGAGAAATTGAATTGGCCACCCAATAACGTAATAAGCAACAGCCTTCTCCATAAAATAGCGACGGGAGGCGAAACGCTTGAAAGGTCAATTCATGATAAAGTTCCCCGTAAATTCAGGATCGACATTCTCCGTGAATTCAAAGAATGA
- the dbpA gene encoding ATP-dependent RNA helicase DbpA, with product MKPFSGLPLSQAMLNNLETLKYINMTPVQEVSILPVLEGYDVLAQAKTGSGKTAAFGIGLLQNLKVSRFRVQSLVLCPTRELAEQVSEELRKIARFQHNIKILKITGGLPLYKQEHSLSHEAHIIVGTPGRVLKLLERGSLSLKELRTLVLDEADRMLDMGFIDPIREIISYAPAKRQTLCFSATFPEDVKKLSRSIQNNPVELAVDREHDSTVIRQMFYHAANMDKVKALLSLLNHFQPGNVIVFCNTKDVCRKVNRALTDAGLHSLMLNGDLEQKERTEVLIRFANGSCNVLVATDVAARGLDIKNLGAVINYDFPFEGETYIHRIGRTGRAGEEGLALSLIQPGEDFRLDKIQPRFEEIPETDGDGGQFPDSAMITLSINGGRKNKISPGDVLGALTCSGGISGDDVGKIDRQDYLTFIAVKRTVASKAIEMLEKGQVKGRRFKAMIND from the coding sequence ATGAAACCATTTTCCGGACTGCCCCTTTCCCAAGCCATGCTGAACAATCTTGAAACGCTGAAATACATAAACATGACCCCTGTGCAGGAGGTGTCCATACTTCCGGTTCTGGAAGGTTATGATGTTCTGGCCCAGGCGAAAACGGGCAGCGGAAAAACAGCAGCTTTCGGTATCGGCCTGTTACAGAATCTGAAGGTCAGCCGGTTCAGGGTGCAGTCGCTGGTTCTATGCCCGACGAGAGAGCTTGCCGAACAGGTCTCTGAGGAGCTGAGAAAGATTGCCCGCTTTCAACACAATATAAAGATCTTAAAAATAACAGGCGGACTGCCATTGTATAAGCAGGAACACTCACTCAGCCATGAAGCCCATATAATCGTCGGCACACCGGGTCGAGTCCTGAAACTGCTGGAAAGAGGATCTCTTTCGCTTAAAGAATTGCGTACTCTGGTGCTGGACGAAGCCGACAGAATGCTGGATATGGGTTTTATAGATCCCATAAGAGAAATTATCAGCTACGCCCCGGCGAAACGTCAGACTTTGTGCTTTTCCGCGACTTTTCCCGAAGATGTGAAAAAACTGAGCCGGTCCATACAGAACAACCCCGTCGAACTTGCCGTTGACAGGGAACACGATTCCACAGTTATAAGACAAATGTTTTATCATGCTGCCAACATGGATAAAGTTAAAGCTCTGCTCTCTCTTCTCAATCATTTCCAGCCTGGCAACGTAATCGTCTTCTGCAACACAAAAGATGTTTGCCGGAAAGTGAACAGAGCTCTTACCGATGCGGGACTTCATTCCCTCATGCTCAACGGAGACCTGGAACAGAAGGAACGGACTGAAGTGCTCATCCGTTTTGCAAACGGCAGCTGCAATGTCCTGGTGGCGACAGATGTGGCAGCCAGAGGTCTGGATATAAAAAATCTGGGCGCTGTTATCAATTACGATTTTCCCTTCGAAGGGGAAACCTATATTCACAGAATTGGCAGAACGGGGCGGGCCGGAGAAGAGGGACTGGCTCTCTCCCTGATCCAGCCCGGCGAAGATTTCAGATTGGATAAAATTCAACCCCGGTTCGAAGAGATTCCCGAAACCGATGGCGACGGGGGGCAGTTCCCCGATTCTGCTATGATTACCCTCTCCATCAACGGAGGCAGAAAGAATAAAATCAGCCCGGGGGATGTGCTCGGCGCCTTAACCTGCAGCGGAGGCATCAGCGGAGATGATGTGGGTAAAATCGACCGCCAGGACTACCTGACATTTATTGCCGTAAAAAGAACCGTTGCTTCAAAGGCTATCGAAATGCTTGAGAAAGGACAGGTGAAAGGACGCCGTTTCAAAGCGATGATCAACGACTGA
- a CDS encoding DEAD/DEAH box helicase, with translation MSNDKSMSAVFSDLKLSEELQRAVKAQEYDEPSPIQIETIPVVLSGWDILAASQTGTGKTAAYVLPLLDLLNKCGEARANHMKALVLAPTRELAAQIYESIVNYGRFMDLKSTVVYGGKKINPQMIRMTKGMHILVATPGRLLDLYRQNAVRFTDLKYLVLDEADRMLNLGFSEEIKEILNLLPRKRQTLMFTATFTDEVRSLARKLVNNPVEISVNPEEITVESVTQWVYPVDHLRKTALLIQLMGDISPEKVLVFTKTKNRADHLAQKLEKAGFSAAAIHGNKSQGNRTRSLEDFKNGKVTVLVATDLAARGLDINCLPLVVNFDLPHLKEDYIHRIGRTGRASSKGQAISFVSREEFKTLADIERLTKQVIDRITVPGFEMELPLPPSKLDMRPFKTRKPKKKKTELL, from the coding sequence ATGAGCAATGATAAATCCATGTCCGCTGTTTTTTCTGATTTGAAACTATCTGAAGAGCTTCAAAGAGCAGTAAAAGCACAGGAATACGATGAACCCTCTCCCATTCAAATTGAAACTATCCCCGTAGTGCTGTCGGGATGGGATATTCTGGCCGCATCCCAGACCGGCACAGGCAAAACGGCTGCCTATGTTCTGCCGCTTCTCGATCTATTAAATAAATGCGGTGAAGCCCGGGCCAATCATATGAAAGCCCTTGTGCTGGCTCCTACCAGAGAACTGGCGGCTCAGATCTACGAAAGTATTGTAAATTACGGCCGGTTTATGGATTTGAAATCAACCGTTGTATACGGGGGGAAGAAAATCAATCCCCAGATGATCAGAATGACAAAGGGGATGCATATACTCGTTGCGACGCCGGGAAGGCTGCTCGATTTATACAGGCAGAACGCCGTCAGGTTTACCGATCTCAAGTACCTGGTTCTCGATGAAGCCGACCGGATGCTGAATCTGGGATTTTCAGAAGAGATAAAGGAAATTCTGAATCTCCTTCCCCGAAAACGACAGACATTGATGTTCACAGCGACTTTTACGGACGAAGTTCGATCTCTGGCCAGAAAACTGGTGAATAATCCGGTTGAGATATCCGTTAATCCCGAAGAAATAACAGTGGAGTCGGTTACCCAATGGGTATATCCTGTTGATCATTTAAGAAAGACAGCTCTGCTTATTCAACTTATGGGGGATATATCGCCTGAAAAGGTCCTCGTATTTACAAAGACGAAAAACAGAGCCGACCATCTGGCTCAAAAACTGGAAAAAGCCGGATTCAGTGCTGCTGCCATTCATGGGAATAAAAGTCAGGGGAATCGGACAAGGTCGCTGGAAGACTTTAAAAACGGAAAGGTCACAGTACTTGTTGCAACAGATCTGGCTGCAAGGGGGCTTGATATTAACTGTCTTCCCTTAGTGGTGAATTTTGATCTGCCTCATTTGAAAGAAGACTATATCCACAGAATAGGCAGAACCGGCAGGGCCAGTTCCAAAGGCCAGGCTATTTCTTTTGTCTCCAGGGAAGAGTTTAAGACGCTGGCGGATATTGAACGACTGACAAAACAGGTTATCGATCGTATTACTGTTCCGGGATTTGAAATGGAACTCCCTTTACCTCCTTCCAAACTTGACATGCGGCCATTTAAAACCAGGAAACCGAAGAAGAAAAAAACTGAGTTGTTGTAA
- a CDS encoding carboxylesterase/lipase family protein — translation MNNRIIVLTIFLILLSFSGCMTLKVSDLEAIDRNPGWNGDKYVHLDAGWIQGEEDSDETWVWKGIPYAAPPVGDLRWKAPRPVEPWNDVRKTVRFAPKATQFIPLLKGPVSGEEDCLYLNIWRPKTLEQNLPVYVWIHGGGNSIGSSTSDDYLGYALASRSNAVFVSINYRLGPLGWFRHPALQTDNKLDNSGNYGLLDIIAALRWIRDNIEGFGGDPGNVTLSGESAGANNTLALMLSPEADGLFHKAIVQSGYRRSVSTGEAEKHSMDIAAYLIEKNGLEKEQLSSEEIKKLLLESSPKDLFKFYEPGITGMIDNPYHIEDGFVFPEGGFSRFDTGDYPNKVPMIVGSNKDEMKMFLFFDSTIDWKSDLYQYVSEIGSLRFKEEGVDSIAAAINRNSGPPVYAYRFDWGSPDEEEESPLPGKRGQRLGAFHTLEIPFFLGLDTINGSLFTSLVFNRHNEEGRRNLTGTIMDYTANFIWNGSPDRGRPVPLDWPVWDEENRYLVFNTKDDKAVITTDDKIITRDERLNQLKSELGPGEYAELLERTE, via the coding sequence ATGAATAATCGGATAATTGTTCTTACCATTTTTCTGATTCTCCTTTCTTTTTCCGGTTGCATGACCCTGAAAGTCAGTGATCTTGAAGCAATAGACAGAAATCCAGGATGGAACGGAGATAAATATGTTCATCTTGATGCCGGCTGGATTCAAGGTGAAGAAGATTCTGATGAAACGTGGGTCTGGAAAGGAATTCCCTATGCCGCTCCTCCCGTAGGTGATCTCCGTTGGAAGGCCCCCCGACCTGTAGAGCCATGGAATGATGTAAGAAAGACGGTTCGTTTTGCACCTAAGGCCACTCAGTTTATTCCTCTCCTGAAGGGTCCTGTTTCCGGGGAAGAGGATTGTCTGTATCTGAATATCTGGCGGCCGAAAACACTTGAGCAGAATCTACCAGTTTATGTCTGGATTCACGGAGGAGGAAACTCAATAGGAAGTTCTACGTCCGATGATTACCTCGGTTATGCGCTGGCATCGCGATCAAATGCCGTTTTCGTCTCAATCAATTACAGGCTAGGTCCGCTTGGATGGTTCAGACATCCCGCTTTACAGACAGATAATAAACTGGACAATTCTGGAAATTACGGACTTCTGGATATCATAGCGGCACTGCGCTGGATCCGGGATAACATCGAAGGATTCGGTGGAGATCCGGGTAATGTAACATTGAGTGGAGAGTCCGCAGGAGCCAACAATACCCTGGCGCTTATGCTGAGCCCGGAAGCCGACGGTTTATTTCATAAAGCCATTGTTCAAAGCGGGTACAGACGTTCTGTCAGTACCGGTGAGGCGGAGAAACATTCGATGGATATCGCGGCATATCTGATCGAAAAGAACGGACTGGAAAAGGAACAGTTAAGTTCCGAAGAAATAAAGAAGTTGTTGCTTGAAAGCTCTCCGAAAGACCTTTTTAAATTTTATGAACCGGGCATTACAGGGATGATCGATAACCCCTATCATATTGAAGACGGTTTCGTATTTCCCGAAGGAGGGTTCAGCCGTTTCGATACCGGAGATTATCCCAATAAAGTTCCGATGATTGTCGGGAGCAACAAGGATGAAATGAAGATGTTTCTCTTCTTTGACTCTACTATTGATTGGAAGAGCGACCTCTATCAATATGTATCAGAAATTGGAAGTCTCAGGTTTAAAGAAGAAGGCGTCGACAGCATCGCCGCTGCAATAAACAGAAATTCAGGGCCTCCGGTTTATGCATACCGTTTTGACTGGGGAAGTCCGGATGAAGAGGAAGAGAGTCCGCTGCCCGGAAAAAGGGGGCAAAGACTCGGAGCTTTTCATACTCTCGAAATACCATTCTTTCTGGGACTTGATACAATAAACGGTTCATTATTCACTTCTCTTGTTTTCAATCGACATAATGAAGAGGGTCGTAGAAATTTAACCGGTACAATTATGGATTACACAGCGAATTTTATATGGAATGGATCTCCTGATAGGGGCAGGCCGGTTCCTCTGGACTGGCCTGTCTGGGATGAGGAAAACAGGTATCTTGTTTTTAACACGAAAGATGATAAAGCCGTAATTACAACCGATGACAAAATTATTACTAGAGATGAGAGACTTAATCAGCTGAAATCAGAGCTCGGTCCCGGGGAATATGCTGAGCTACTTGAAAGAACGGAATAA
- a CDS encoding alpha/beta fold hydrolase: protein MRSITEEENQMHHSSNYIINNNGLYVMNMGDGDPILFLHGGPGLFHDYLAESFKTLSSEYRLIFFDQRGSGKSHPIDPETGITISDFVSDIEALRKTLKLSSFTIIGHSWGGLLAALYAKQYGQYLTSMILIDPAPGNSDMDKSGRELLQQRLTDIDRTEIKSIMESNPFQSRDLEAINRLIRISEKPRYFNQSFAEDKKASFTFEDIMKLQTISNLLEKELDNYNIYNELRNIDTRTLIIHGDFDPIPVESSRKYSEILNHARLEIIENCGHFPFEEKNQETIGLIKDFFEES, encoded by the coding sequence ATGAGATCTATTACAGAAGAAGAGAACCAAATGCATCATTCCTCCAATTATATTATCAACAATAACGGGCTGTATGTAATGAACATGGGCGATGGGGATCCGATACTCTTCCTCCATGGCGGCCCCGGCCTCTTCCATGATTACCTCGCCGAATCGTTTAAAACTTTGTCATCGGAGTATAGACTGATTTTTTTTGATCAGCGGGGTTCAGGGAAATCACATCCGATCGATCCTGAAACAGGTATTACAATAAGCGATTTTGTATCGGACATTGAGGCTCTGAGAAAGACTTTAAAACTAAGCTCTTTTACCATTATCGGCCATTCATGGGGTGGTTTACTCGCAGCGCTTTATGCAAAACAATATGGGCAATATCTTACATCGATGATATTAATTGATCCTGCTCCGGGCAACAGCGACATGGATAAATCGGGACGGGAATTATTACAACAAAGACTGACTGATATAGACAGAACGGAAATCAAATCCATTATGGAATCAAATCCCTTTCAGTCGAGAGATCTGGAAGCCATTAACAGATTAATCCGCATAAGCGAGAAGCCTCGTTATTTTAATCAGAGCTTTGCTGAAGATAAAAAAGCATCTTTTACCTTTGAAGATATAATGAAGTTGCAGACAATCAGCAATCTTCTGGAAAAAGAACTGGATAACTACAATATCTATAATGAGCTGCGGAATATTGATACCAGAACACTAATTATCCATGGTGATTTTGATCCCATTCCTGTAGAGTCCAGCAGAAAATATTCAGAAATCCTTAATCATGCCAGATTGGAAATAATTGAGAATTGCGGGCATTTTCCCTTTGAAGAGAAGAATCAGGAGACAATTGGGCTGATAAAGGATTTTTTTGAAGAGAGCTGA
- a CDS encoding arylsulfatase produces the protein MKYSIFQRAAMVLMMGFMTAKSIYAEKPDDSRPNVIFILADDAGFGDFGSYGQSEILTPNLDRMSEEGIRFTDHYAGAPVCSPSRSALLTGQHTGHTPIRGNKEIQPEGQYPLPAETGTVGTMLQKAGIQTAAIGKWGLGYPGSSGTPDKQGFDYFFGYNCQRQAHDYYPDHIWENEKKLILDGKTYTHDLFTEKALSWIEEERDAPFFLYLAYTIPHAALQVPDLEPYQEKDWPENMKKYAAMITRMDRDIGKILSKLKEQGIDKKTLILFSSDNGPHAEGGADPAYFKSGGPFRGIKRDLYEGGIRIPLIARWPGVIQPERETDHISAFWDFLPTIAEIYSIPLPEGIDGISYLPVLKNQEDNQKEHDYLYWEFHENG, from the coding sequence ATGAAATACAGCATATTTCAACGGGCCGCTATGGTTCTCATGATGGGGTTTATGACGGCAAAGTCAATCTATGCAGAAAAACCGGATGATTCCCGACCGAATGTCATTTTTATACTTGCAGACGATGCCGGGTTTGGAGATTTCGGAAGTTACGGTCAATCGGAAATTCTAACCCCCAATCTGGACAGAATGAGTGAAGAGGGAATCCGCTTTACCGATCACTATGCCGGAGCTCCGGTCTGTTCCCCTTCGAGAAGCGCCCTTCTGACCGGTCAGCATACGGGGCACACCCCCATAAGGGGCAATAAGGAGATTCAGCCCGAAGGACAGTATCCTTTGCCGGCGGAAACCGGGACTGTAGGCACAATGCTTCAGAAAGCGGGCATACAAACAGCTGCCATCGGAAAATGGGGGCTGGGCTATCCCGGCAGTTCCGGAACACCGGATAAACAGGGATTCGATTACTTCTTTGGTTACAACTGCCAGCGGCAGGCTCATGATTACTATCCCGATCACATATGGGAAAATGAAAAAAAACTGATATTGGATGGGAAGACCTACACTCATGATCTTTTTACGGAAAAGGCTCTTTCCTGGATAGAAGAGGAGAGAGATGCTCCCTTCTTCCTTTATCTGGCCTACACCATTCCCCATGCGGCACTCCAGGTTCCCGACCTGGAACCCTATCAAGAGAAAGACTGGCCCGAAAATATGAAAAAATATGCGGCTATGATCACCAGAATGGATCGGGATATAGGAAAAATACTTTCCAAACTGAAGGAACAGGGAATAGATAAAAAAACGCTTATCCTTTTCTCCAGCGATAACGGCCCCCATGCAGAAGGAGGAGCCGATCCGGCCTATTTTAAAAGCGGCGGTCCGTTCAGGGGAATCAAACGGGATCTTTACGAAGGCGGAATACGCATACCCCTTATTGCAAGATGGCCGGGCGTGATACAACCGGAGAGGGAAACAGATCATATATCGGCGTTCTGGGACTTCCTTCCCACCATAGCAGAAATCTACAGTATCCCTCTTCCGGAAGGAATCGATGGAATATCCTATCTCCCCGTACTTAAGAATCAGGAGGACAATCAAAAAGAGCACGATTACCTTTATTGGGAATTTCATGAAAACGGATGA